From Canis lupus baileyi chromosome 16, mCanLup2.hap1, whole genome shotgun sequence, a single genomic window includes:
- the WDR81 gene encoding WD repeat-containing protein 81 isoform X4 produces MVRWLSAKLGPTVASRYVARNLLRLLTSCYVGPTRQQFMVSSGESPPLSAGNIYQKRPILGDIVSGPVLSCLLHIAHLYGEPVLTYQYLPYISYLVAPGSTSGPSRLNSRKEAGLLAAVTLTQKIIVYLSDTTLMDILPRISHEVLLPVLSFLTSLVTGFPSGAQARTVLCMKTISLIALICLRIGQEMVQQHLSEPVATFFQVFSQLHELRHQDLKLDPGGRSEGQLPEVAFSDGQQRLVDPTLLDELQKVFTLEMAYTIYVPFSCLLGDIIQKIIPNHELVGELAGLYLESISPSSRNPASVEPTVPSSGLEWDLQSGSCPQDDGHSGTFGSVLVGNRIQIPDDSQPESPSLLGPIPGVGSGGLDSEEDNALKRELPRSAHGLSGNWLAYWQYEIGVSQQDAHFHFHQIRLQSFPGHSGAVKCVAPLSNEDFFLSGSKDRTVRLWPLYNSGDGTSETAPRLVYAQHRKSVFFVGQLEAPQYVVSCDGAVHVWDPFTGKTLRMMEPWDSRVPLTAVAVMPAPHTSITMASSDSTLRFVDCRKPGLQHEFRLGGGLNPGLVRSLAVSPSGRSVVAGFSSGFMVLLDTRTGLVLRGWPAHEGDILQIKAVEGSVLVSSSSDHSLTVWKELEQKPMHHYKSASDPIHTFDLYGSEVVTGTVANKIGVCSLLEPPSQATTKLSSENFRGTLTSLALLPTKRHLLLGSDNGVIRLLA; encoded by the exons ATGGTCCGCTGGCTGTCTGCCAAGCTTGGCCCCACAGTGGCCTCTCGCTACGTGGCCCGGAACCTGCTCCGCTTGCTGACATCTTGTTATGTTG GGCCCACTCGGCAGCAGTTCATGGTGAGCAGTGGTGAGAGCCCCCCGCTGAGTGCTGGCAACATCTACCAGAAGAGACCGATACTGGGTGATATAGTGTCGGGGCCTGTGCTCAGCTGCCTCCTCCACATCGCTCATCTGTACGGGGAGCCTGTCCTCACCTACCAGTACCTGCCCTACATCAGCTACCTG GTGGCCCCAGGTAGCACCTCAGGCCCCAGTCGACTGAACAGCCGTAAGGAGGCAGGACTGCTGGCGGCAGTGACTCTGACCCAGAAGATCATCGTGTACCTCTCAGACACCACCCTCATGGACATCCTGCCCCGAATCAGCCACGAGGTCTTACTGCCTGTGCTCAGCTTCCTCACTTCCCTCGTCACTGG GTTCCCGAGTGGGGCCCAGGCCCGGACTGTCCTATGTATGAAAACCATCAGCCTCATCGCCCTCATATGCCTGCGCATTGGACAGGAGATGGTCCAGCAGCACCTGAGCGAGCCTGTGGCCACCTTCTTTCAAGTCTTCTCTCAGCTGCATGAGCTTCGGCACCAG GATCTGAAGCTGGATCCTGGGGGCCGCAGTGAGGGCCAGCTGCCAGAGGTAGCCTTCTCCGATGGGCAGCAGCGGCTAGTGGACCCCACCCTGCTGGACGAGCTGCAGAAGGTGTTCACCCTGGAGATGGCGTACACAATCTACGTGCCCTTCTCCTGCCTGTTGG GTGACATCATCCAGAAAATCATCCCCAACCACGAGCTGGTTGGGGAGCTGGCAGGGCTGTATTTGGAGAGCATCAGTCCAAGCAGTCGCAATCCTGCCAGCGTGGAGCCCACTGTACCCAGCAGCGGCCTCGAGTGGGACCTCCAGAGTGGGAGCTGCCCCCAGGATGATGGCCACTCGGGGACCTTTGGGAGTGTTCTGGTCGGGAACCGCATCCAGATTCCTGATGACTCTCAGCCTGAGAGCCCCAGCTTGCTGGGCCCCATCCCTGGTGTGGGCAGTGGAGGCCTCGACAGTGAGGAGGACAACGCGCTGAAGCGGGAGCTGCCACGGAGTGCCCATGGGCTGAGTGGCAACTGGCTAGCATATTGGCAGTACGAGATTGGTGTGAGCCAGCAGGATGCCCACTTTCACTTCCATCAGATCCGCCTGCAGAGCTTCCCAGGCCACTCAGGAGCTGTCAAGTGTGTGGCACCCCTGAGCAATGAGGACTTCTTCCTGAGTGGCAGCAAGGACCGCACTGTGCGCCTCTGGCCTCTCTATAACTCTGGGGATGGCACCAGTGAGACAGCTCCACGCCTCGTCTATGCCCAGCACCGCAAGAGTGTCTTCTTTGTGGGCCAGCTTGAGGCCCCACAGTATGTGGTGAGCTGTGACGGGGCGGTGCACGTCTGGGACCCCTTCACAG GGAAGACCCTTCGCATGATGGAGCCATGGGACAGCCGGGTGCCCCTGACTGCTGTGGCTGTCATGCCTGCCCCCCATACCAGCATCACCATGGCCAGCTCTGACTCGACCCTGCGCTTTGTGGACTGCAGGAAGCCTGGCCTACAG catGAGTTCCGCCTCGGCGGCGGGCTGAACCCTGGGCTTGTCCGCTCCCTGGCCGTCAGCCCCAGTGGCCGTAGTGTTGTGGCTGGCTTCTCCTCGGGCTTCATGGTGCTCCTGGACACCCGTACCGGCCTGGTTCTGCGTGGCTGGCCGGCCCATGAAGGGGACATCCTGCAGATTAAG GCGGTGGAGGGCAGTGTCCTGGTCAGTTCCTCCTCTGACCACTCCCTGACCGTGTGGAAAGAGCTGGAACAGAAGCCTATGCACCACTACAAGTCAGCATCTGACCCCATCCATACCTTCGACCTATATGGTAGCGAGGTGGTCACGGGCACCGTGGCCAACAAGATCGGCGTCTGCTCCCTACTTGAGCCACCCTCCCAGGCCACCACCAAGCTCAGCTCTGAGAACTTCCGAGGCACGCTCACCAGCCTGGCCTTGCTGCCCACCAAACGCCACCTCTTGCTGGGCTCAGACAACGGAGTCATCCGCCTCCTGGCGTAG
- the SERPINF2 gene encoding alpha-2-antiplasmin isoform X2, translated as MALLRGLLVISLSCLQGSGAVFPPASAMEPLDQQLMGGQTQEKLPPLTLLKLGNQESSGHIGLKKAPRDCRGAPTPEQTRRLAQAMMAFTTDLFSLVAQRSTSPNLILSPLSVALALSHLALGAQNQTLRRLEQVLHADSGPCLPHLLSRLCQDLGPGAFRLAARMYLQKGFPIKEDFLKQSEQLFGAKPMSLTGRKGDDLLNINQWVKEATEGKIEDFLSELPDDTVLLLLNAIHFQGFWRSKFDPSLTQRDSFHLNEQFTVPVDMMHARTYPLRWFLLEQPEIQVAHFPFKNNMSFVVIMPTHFEWNVSQVLANLSWDILHQPLLREKPTKVRLPKLHLNYQLDLVATLSRLGLQELFQAPDLRGISDQRLVVTSVQHQSALELSEAGVEAAAATGTAMSRMSLSSFSVNRPFLFFILEDTTSLPLFVGSVKNPNPSAPWERKEQQDSPDDRDYFQNRKAFPRGDKPFGPDLKLAPPSEEDYPQLHSPK; from the exons ATGGCGCTGCTCCGGGGGCTCCTGGTGATCAGCCTGTCCTGCCTCCAAGGCTCCGGCGCGGTG TTCCCTCCTGCCAGCGCCATGGAGCCCTTGGACCAGCAG CTAATGGGCGGGCAGACCCAAGAGAAGCTGCCCCCGCTCACCCTCCTCAAGTTGGGCAACCAG GAGTCCAGTGGCCATATTGGCCTGAAGAAGGCCCCAAGAGACTGCAGGGGAGCCCCAACCCCAGAGCAGACCCGCAgattggcccaggccatgatggCCTTCACCACAGACCTGTTCTCCCTGGTGGCCCAAAGGTCCACCAGCCCCAACCTAATCCTGTCGCCTCTGAGTGTGGCCCTGGCACTGTCTCACCTGGCACTAG GTGCTCAGAACCAGACGCTGCGGAGGTTAGAGCAGGTGCTGCATGCAGACtctgggccctgcctcccccacctgctGAGCCGCCTTTGCCAGGACCTGGGCCCTGGGGCATTCCGATTGGCTGCTAGAATGTACCTGCAGAAAG GATTTCCCATCAAAGAGGACTTCCTGAAACAATCAGAACAGCTCTTTGGTGCCAAGCCCATGAGCCTGACCGGAAGGAAAGGGGATGATCTGCTAAACATCAACCAATGGGTGAAGGAGGCCACAGAGGGGAAGATTGAGGATTTCCTCTCAGAGCTGCCAGATGACACAGTGTTGCTTCTGCTCAATGCCATCCACTTCCAGG GTTTCTGGAGGAGCAAGTTTGATCCAAGCCTCACCCAGAGAGACAGTTTCCACCTGAACGAGCAGTTCACGGTGCCAGTGGACATGATGCACGCCCGCACGTACCCCCTGCGCTGGTTCCTGCTGGAGCAGCCTGAGATACAG gtGGCTCATTTCCCCTTTAAGAACAACATGAGCTTTGTGGTCATTATGCCCACCCACTTTGAGTGGAACGTGTCCCAGGTGCTGGCCAACCTGAGCTGGGACATCCTGCACCAGCCCTTACTGCGAGAGAAACCCACCAAGGTCCGGCTGCCTAAGCTGCACCTGAACTACCAGCTGGACTTGGTGGCCACCCTCAGCCGGCTGG GCCTGCAGGAGCTGTTCCAGGCCCCAGACCTGCGCGGGATCTCCGACCAGCGCCTGGTGGTGACCAGCGTGCAGCACCAGTCTGCTCTGGAGCTCAGTGAGGCTGGTGTGGAGGCGGCCGCGGCCACGGGCACGGCCATGTCCCGAatgtctctctcctccttcagCGTCAACcgccccttcctcttcttcatcctcGAGGACACAACAAGCCTGCCCCTGTTTGTGGGCAGTGTGAAGAACCCCAACCCTAGTGCGCCATGGGAGCGCAAGGAGCAGCAGGATTCCCCCGATGACAGGGACTACTTCCAGAACCGGAAAGCCTTTCCCCGCGGAGACAAGCCCTTCGGGCCTGACTTGAAACTTGCGCCTCCCTCAGAGGAGGATTACCCCCAACTTCATAGCCCCAAGTGA
- the SERPINF2 gene encoding alpha-2-antiplasmin isoform X1, producing MGWLEPEQSVGSTTVGPEGHCVQQQGAYRGQQQGSPAHPTKPAETSGIHRPVYPCGQDQTKKRNMALLRGLLVISLSCLQGSGAVFPPASAMEPLDQQLMGGQTQEKLPPLTLLKLGNQESSGHIGLKKAPRDCRGAPTPEQTRRLAQAMMAFTTDLFSLVAQRSTSPNLILSPLSVALALSHLALGAQNQTLRRLEQVLHADSGPCLPHLLSRLCQDLGPGAFRLAARMYLQKGFPIKEDFLKQSEQLFGAKPMSLTGRKGDDLLNINQWVKEATEGKIEDFLSELPDDTVLLLLNAIHFQGFWRSKFDPSLTQRDSFHLNEQFTVPVDMMHARTYPLRWFLLEQPEIQVAHFPFKNNMSFVVIMPTHFEWNVSQVLANLSWDILHQPLLREKPTKVRLPKLHLNYQLDLVATLSRLGLQELFQAPDLRGISDQRLVVTSVQHQSALELSEAGVEAAAATGTAMSRMSLSSFSVNRPFLFFILEDTTSLPLFVGSVKNPNPSAPWERKEQQDSPDDRDYFQNRKAFPRGDKPFGPDLKLAPPSEEDYPQLHSPK from the exons ATGGGCTGGCTGGAGCCTGAGCAAAGTGTGGGGAGCACCACAGTGGGGCCAGAGGGACATTGTGTGCAGCAGCAAGGAGCCTACAGAG GTCAACAACAAGGCTCTCCGGCCCATCCCACCAAACCTGCCGAGACCTCAGGGATTCACAGGCCTGTCTACCCTTGTGGTCAAGACCAGACCAAGAAAAG GAACATGGCGCTGCTCCGGGGGCTCCTGGTGATCAGCCTGTCCTGCCTCCAAGGCTCCGGCGCGGTG TTCCCTCCTGCCAGCGCCATGGAGCCCTTGGACCAGCAG CTAATGGGCGGGCAGACCCAAGAGAAGCTGCCCCCGCTCACCCTCCTCAAGTTGGGCAACCAG GAGTCCAGTGGCCATATTGGCCTGAAGAAGGCCCCAAGAGACTGCAGGGGAGCCCCAACCCCAGAGCAGACCCGCAgattggcccaggccatgatggCCTTCACCACAGACCTGTTCTCCCTGGTGGCCCAAAGGTCCACCAGCCCCAACCTAATCCTGTCGCCTCTGAGTGTGGCCCTGGCACTGTCTCACCTGGCACTAG GTGCTCAGAACCAGACGCTGCGGAGGTTAGAGCAGGTGCTGCATGCAGACtctgggccctgcctcccccacctgctGAGCCGCCTTTGCCAGGACCTGGGCCCTGGGGCATTCCGATTGGCTGCTAGAATGTACCTGCAGAAAG GATTTCCCATCAAAGAGGACTTCCTGAAACAATCAGAACAGCTCTTTGGTGCCAAGCCCATGAGCCTGACCGGAAGGAAAGGGGATGATCTGCTAAACATCAACCAATGGGTGAAGGAGGCCACAGAGGGGAAGATTGAGGATTTCCTCTCAGAGCTGCCAGATGACACAGTGTTGCTTCTGCTCAATGCCATCCACTTCCAGG GTTTCTGGAGGAGCAAGTTTGATCCAAGCCTCACCCAGAGAGACAGTTTCCACCTGAACGAGCAGTTCACGGTGCCAGTGGACATGATGCACGCCCGCACGTACCCCCTGCGCTGGTTCCTGCTGGAGCAGCCTGAGATACAG gtGGCTCATTTCCCCTTTAAGAACAACATGAGCTTTGTGGTCATTATGCCCACCCACTTTGAGTGGAACGTGTCCCAGGTGCTGGCCAACCTGAGCTGGGACATCCTGCACCAGCCCTTACTGCGAGAGAAACCCACCAAGGTCCGGCTGCCTAAGCTGCACCTGAACTACCAGCTGGACTTGGTGGCCACCCTCAGCCGGCTGG GCCTGCAGGAGCTGTTCCAGGCCCCAGACCTGCGCGGGATCTCCGACCAGCGCCTGGTGGTGACCAGCGTGCAGCACCAGTCTGCTCTGGAGCTCAGTGAGGCTGGTGTGGAGGCGGCCGCGGCCACGGGCACGGCCATGTCCCGAatgtctctctcctccttcagCGTCAACcgccccttcctcttcttcatcctcGAGGACACAACAAGCCTGCCCCTGTTTGTGGGCAGTGTGAAGAACCCCAACCCTAGTGCGCCATGGGAGCGCAAGGAGCAGCAGGATTCCCCCGATGACAGGGACTACTTCCAGAACCGGAAAGCCTTTCCCCGCGGAGACAAGCCCTTCGGGCCTGACTTGAAACTTGCGCCTCCCTCAGAGGAGGATTACCCCCAACTTCATAGCCCCAAGTGA
- the WDR81 gene encoding WD repeat-containing protein 81 isoform X3, whose product MDGEPAASSGLGLPDYTSGVSFHDQAYLPETEDFQAGLYVAESPQPREAEAVSLGRLSDKSSTSETSLGEERATEEGGLRSGDSSQDLKQSEGSEEEEEDEEGCVVLEEEEGDGEQDEITRASELTLSDTVLSMDTVVARSGETDGEEEEEPLTEQSEGKEQKILLDTACKMVRWLSAKLGPTVASRYVARNLLRLLTSCYVGPTRQQFMVSSGESPPLSAGNIYQKRPILGDIVSGPVLSCLLHIAHLYGEPVLTYQYLPYISYLVAPGSTSGPSRLNSRKEAGLLAAVTLTQKIIVYLSDTTLMDILPRISHEVLLPVLSFLTSLVTGFPSGAQARTVLCMKTISLIALICLRIGQEMVQQHLSEPVATFFQVFSQLHELRHQDLKLDPGGRSEGQLPEVAFSDGQQRLVDPTLLDELQKVFTLEMAYTIYVPFSCLLGDIIQKIIPNHELVGELAGLYLESISPSSRNPASVEPTVPSSGLEWDLQSGSCPQDDGHSGTFGSVLVGNRIQIPDDSQPESPSLLGPIPGVGSGGLDSEEDNALKRELPRSAHGLSGNWLAYWQYEIGVSQQDAHFHFHQIRLQSFPGHSGAVKCVAPLSNEDFFLSGSKDRTVRLWPLYNSGDGTSETAPRLVYAQHRKSVFFVGQLEAPQYVVSCDGAVHVWDPFTGKTLRMMEPWDSRVPLTAVAVMPAPHTSITMASSDSTLRFVDCRKPGLQHEFRLGGGLNPGLVRSLAVSPSGRSVVAGFSSGFMVLLDTRTGLVLRGWPAHEGDILQIKAVEGSVLVSSSSDHSLTVWKELEQKPMHHYKSASDPIHTFDLYGSEVVTGTVANKIGVCSLLEPPSQATTKLSSENFRGTLTSLALLPTKRHLLLGSDNGVIRLLA is encoded by the exons ATGGATGGTGAGCCTGCTGCCTCCTCGGGCCTGGGGCTTCCAGACTACACGTCTGGTGTCAGCTTCCATGACCAGGCCTACCTCCCTGAGACTGAGGACTTCCAAGCTGGGCTCTATGTGGCTGAGTCCCCACAGCCCCGGGAAGCTGAGGCTGTGAGCCTGGGTCGGCTGAGTGACAAGAGCAGCACCAGCGAGACCTCCCTGGGTGAGGAGCGGGCCACAGAGGAGGGTGGCCTCAGATCGGGCGACAGCAGCCAGGACCTGAAGCAGAGCGAGGGCTccgaggaggaagaggaggacgagGAAGGCTGCGtggtgctggaggaggaggagggagatggggagcaAGATGAGATCACCAGGGCATCTGAACTCACTCTCTCTGACACCGTGCTGTCCATGGATACAGTCGTGGCCCGCAGTGGCGAGACAgatggggaagaagaggaggagccGCTCACTGAGCAGTCGGAGGGCAAAGAACAGAAGATCCTCCTTG ATACAGCCTGCAAGATGGTCCGCTGGCTGTCTGCCAAGCTTGGCCCCACAGTGGCCTCTCGCTACGTGGCCCGGAACCTGCTCCGCTTGCTGACATCTTGTTATGTTG GGCCCACTCGGCAGCAGTTCATGGTGAGCAGTGGTGAGAGCCCCCCGCTGAGTGCTGGCAACATCTACCAGAAGAGACCGATACTGGGTGATATAGTGTCGGGGCCTGTGCTCAGCTGCCTCCTCCACATCGCTCATCTGTACGGGGAGCCTGTCCTCACCTACCAGTACCTGCCCTACATCAGCTACCTG GTGGCCCCAGGTAGCACCTCAGGCCCCAGTCGACTGAACAGCCGTAAGGAGGCAGGACTGCTGGCGGCAGTGACTCTGACCCAGAAGATCATCGTGTACCTCTCAGACACCACCCTCATGGACATCCTGCCCCGAATCAGCCACGAGGTCTTACTGCCTGTGCTCAGCTTCCTCACTTCCCTCGTCACTGG GTTCCCGAGTGGGGCCCAGGCCCGGACTGTCCTATGTATGAAAACCATCAGCCTCATCGCCCTCATATGCCTGCGCATTGGACAGGAGATGGTCCAGCAGCACCTGAGCGAGCCTGTGGCCACCTTCTTTCAAGTCTTCTCTCAGCTGCATGAGCTTCGGCACCAG GATCTGAAGCTGGATCCTGGGGGCCGCAGTGAGGGCCAGCTGCCAGAGGTAGCCTTCTCCGATGGGCAGCAGCGGCTAGTGGACCCCACCCTGCTGGACGAGCTGCAGAAGGTGTTCACCCTGGAGATGGCGTACACAATCTACGTGCCCTTCTCCTGCCTGTTGG GTGACATCATCCAGAAAATCATCCCCAACCACGAGCTGGTTGGGGAGCTGGCAGGGCTGTATTTGGAGAGCATCAGTCCAAGCAGTCGCAATCCTGCCAGCGTGGAGCCCACTGTACCCAGCAGCGGCCTCGAGTGGGACCTCCAGAGTGGGAGCTGCCCCCAGGATGATGGCCACTCGGGGACCTTTGGGAGTGTTCTGGTCGGGAACCGCATCCAGATTCCTGATGACTCTCAGCCTGAGAGCCCCAGCTTGCTGGGCCCCATCCCTGGTGTGGGCAGTGGAGGCCTCGACAGTGAGGAGGACAACGCGCTGAAGCGGGAGCTGCCACGGAGTGCCCATGGGCTGAGTGGCAACTGGCTAGCATATTGGCAGTACGAGATTGGTGTGAGCCAGCAGGATGCCCACTTTCACTTCCATCAGATCCGCCTGCAGAGCTTCCCAGGCCACTCAGGAGCTGTCAAGTGTGTGGCACCCCTGAGCAATGAGGACTTCTTCCTGAGTGGCAGCAAGGACCGCACTGTGCGCCTCTGGCCTCTCTATAACTCTGGGGATGGCACCAGTGAGACAGCTCCACGCCTCGTCTATGCCCAGCACCGCAAGAGTGTCTTCTTTGTGGGCCAGCTTGAGGCCCCACAGTATGTGGTGAGCTGTGACGGGGCGGTGCACGTCTGGGACCCCTTCACAG GGAAGACCCTTCGCATGATGGAGCCATGGGACAGCCGGGTGCCCCTGACTGCTGTGGCTGTCATGCCTGCCCCCCATACCAGCATCACCATGGCCAGCTCTGACTCGACCCTGCGCTTTGTGGACTGCAGGAAGCCTGGCCTACAG catGAGTTCCGCCTCGGCGGCGGGCTGAACCCTGGGCTTGTCCGCTCCCTGGCCGTCAGCCCCAGTGGCCGTAGTGTTGTGGCTGGCTTCTCCTCGGGCTTCATGGTGCTCCTGGACACCCGTACCGGCCTGGTTCTGCGTGGCTGGCCGGCCCATGAAGGGGACATCCTGCAGATTAAG GCGGTGGAGGGCAGTGTCCTGGTCAGTTCCTCCTCTGACCACTCCCTGACCGTGTGGAAAGAGCTGGAACAGAAGCCTATGCACCACTACAAGTCAGCATCTGACCCCATCCATACCTTCGACCTATATGGTAGCGAGGTGGTCACGGGCACCGTGGCCAACAAGATCGGCGTCTGCTCCCTACTTGAGCCACCCTCCCAGGCCACCACCAAGCTCAGCTCTGAGAACTTCCGAGGCACGCTCACCAGCCTGGCCTTGCTGCCCACCAAACGCCACCTCTTGCTGGGCTCAGACAACGGAGTCATCCGCCTCCTGGCGTAG